The DNA segment ACGTTCCGCCAATTGCGGGCCTCATTTTTCTGGGACACTGGCTTGGAAATCGAACTACACACCCGATCGGAGTTCTGGAGGCGAAGCCGGTATGAACAAACGTTCGTGGAGCATTCTAATTGTGGTGCTGGCGCTCATCGGTGGAACCGCAGGTTTGCTCGCGTATTGGCGAACCAACCAGAGGCTCGGCCAGCCCGGAGTAAAAGTCGTGCCCCAACCGGTTCGCGACCCTGACGGAAACATAGTCGGGACGAACAGCGTTTACCTCCCGGAACAGGTCTTGAGTTTCAGTTCGAAGCCGGTTCCAGTGACACCACTCGAGTTGGGGTGGCTGCCGAAGGACACGACTTACGGGCGGCGTATGTACAAGGCTCCGGATGGATTCGAAATGGTCGTCAGTGTTGTTTTAATGGGAACCGACCGTACCAGCATTCACAAGCCGCAATACTGTTTGACCGGTCAGGGGTGGAGGATTGACCACTCAGAAACGACTGCCATTCCGGTCAAAGGGCCGCCTTCATACAATCTGCCGGTCATGAAATTGACAGCCACCGGAGTCCGGGAGACGAGCGGTGGAGGAAAAATCGTGGCCCGGGGAATCTACGTCTATTGGTTCGTGGCGGACAAGGAATTGACGGCCGACCATTTGCAAAGGATGTGGTGGATGGCTCGCGACTTGATCCGAACCGGCACTTTGCAGCGCTGGGCATACGTGAGTTGTTTTGCAGTCTGCACCCCCGGCGAGGAAGAGGCGACATATCAGCGCATGAAAGAATTCGTCGGTGCCGCCGTCCCGGAATTCCAATTGACGAACGGGCGTTCCGAATCGTTCGCGGTGGCATTACCCTAGAAGTGTTTTCCCTGGTTACTGTCGGTTGAATGAACATTTTTTGAGTTTACCCACGGGCCATTTCCATGCCTAATTGTTGAATCCATGCTTCGCAGGCAACGACAAATTCGAACCCGCGTCCATCAATTGGTTGACGCCGGGCTGTTCATGGTTGCCTTTTGGATCGCGCACGCAGTACGGGCAAACTGGCATTTTGAATTCCTGTGGGAACGGCCCGAGATCCAATCTTTCGGAACGTATGCCCCCTTGCTTCTAGCGATATTTCTGACGACGCCAGTATTGCTCGAGATACAGGGCTTTTATGATCGCCCCCTCCTCGCGTCGCGTCGTCAGACCATCTGGCAGCTTTTCTGGGCGTGCAACTGGACGACAATCATCATCATCCTGATTTCATTCCTTGCGCGTGAGCAACCCGCTCGTGGAGTCATCGTCCTTTTCGGCGCGATCAGTTTTTTCCTCGTGCTGGCAAAGGAGGAATTCGTTCGGCACTGGGTACAGAGCAAATTTGGCCAGGACCAGTTGAAGAAACGGCTGCTGCTGGTAGGCGCAGCCGAGGACACGCGGCCGTTGCGCGCCAAAATGAAGGCCCAATCCCGTGAGGGAATTGAAATCCTGGACGAGATTGATCTGGGCGAAACCTCGTTGGAACGGCTGTCCGACCTGTTGCACGAACACTCAATCAATGGAGTCGTGCTGAGCGCCAGGCACACCATGTTTGGCCAGGTGGAGAAGGTCATTCAGACCTGCGAACTGGAGGGTGTCGAAGTCTGGCTGCTTGCCGATTTTTTCAAGACGCAGATTTCCCAGACCGCGCTGGACGATTTCGAAGGGCGGCCGATGCTCGTCTTTCGCTCGACGCCCGAGGCTTCGTGGCAAAGCATCGGGAAGCATGCATTGGATGCCGCCGGCGCGTGTTTTCTGATCGCGGCCACTTCGCCCGTCATGCTGGCCCTTGCCCTTTTGATCAAGTTCACTTCGCGAGGCCCGGTCCTGTTCCGGCAGAAGCGCGCCGGTCTGAATGGAAAACCCTTCACCATGCTCAAATTCCGTTCGATGGCCACGAACGCCGAGCAGCGCAAGCACGAACTGGAAGTTTTCAACGAGATGGCCGGCCCGGTCTTCAAGATCACGAAGGATCCCCGCGTCACACCCGTCGGCCGGTTCATCCGCAAATTCAGTCTTGATGAATTCCCGCAGCTGATCAACGTCCTCCGCGGCGAAATGAGCCTGGTTGGCCCCCGGCCGCTGCCGTTGGATGAGGTCAAACGGTTTGATGATCTGGCGCACCGGCGCCGGCTCAGCGTCAAGCCGGGCATTACGTGCCTGTGGCAAGTGAGCGGCAGGAGTAATGTGAAGGATTTCCGCGACTGGGTGCGGCTCGATCTTGAATACATTGACAACTGGTCATTGTGGCTTGACTTCAAAATCCTCTTCCGGACGATTCCCGTCGTGTTGCTCGGAACGGGCGCCAAGTAAAACCCGGTCTTACCCGCAGACGAGCACGTGTCGTGACCAAACGCTGACAGCCTTGTATTGTTAGATTAGCTATTTACTACGACCTATGGCCGCACCAACGCGAAACAAACCGGGAACCGTTCGGCCCACCTCAGTAGTCACGGGCGGGGCCGGATTCCTCGGATCCCATCTGGTGGATTTGCTTTTGAAGCGTGGCCACAAGGTCATCGCCCTGGACAATCTGGTCACTGGCAATGCGGACAACATTGCACACCAGGCCGGCAATCGTGACTTCCGCTTCATACATCAGGATGTCACGGAGTTCATATTCCTCAATGGCCCGGTTGACTACGTCTGGCATTTTGCGTCGCCAGCCAGCCCGGTCGATTATCTGGAATTGCCGATTCAGACATTGAAAGTAGGTTCGCTCGGGACGCACAAGGCACTTGGTCTCGCCAAGAACAAACG comes from the Candidatus Angelobacter sp. genome and includes:
- a CDS encoding sugar transferase yields the protein MLRRQRQIRTRVHQLVDAGLFMVAFWIAHAVRANWHFEFLWERPEIQSFGTYAPLLLAIFLTTPVLLEIQGFYDRPLLASRRQTIWQLFWACNWTTIIIILISFLAREQPARGVIVLFGAISFFLVLAKEEFVRHWVQSKFGQDQLKKRLLLVGAAEDTRPLRAKMKAQSREGIEILDEIDLGETSLERLSDLLHEHSINGVVLSARHTMFGQVEKVIQTCELEGVEVWLLADFFKTQISQTALDDFEGRPMLVFRSTPEASWQSIGKHALDAAGACFLIAATSPVMLALALLIKFTSRGPVLFRQKRAGLNGKPFTMLKFRSMATNAEQRKHELEVFNEMAGPVFKITKDPRVTPVGRFIRKFSLDEFPQLINVLRGEMSLVGPRPLPLDEVKRFDDLAHRRRLSVKPGITCLWQVSGRSNVKDFRDWVRLDLEYIDNWSLWLDFKILFRTIPVVLLGTGAK
- a CDS encoding exosortase-associated EpsI family protein — protein: MNKRSWSILIVVLALIGGTAGLLAYWRTNQRLGQPGVKVVPQPVRDPDGNIVGTNSVYLPEQVLSFSSKPVPVTPLELGWLPKDTTYGRRMYKAPDGFEMVVSVVLMGTDRTSIHKPQYCLTGQGWRIDHSETTAIPVKGPPSYNLPVMKLTATGVRETSGGGKIVARGIYVYWFVADKELTADHLQRMWWMARDLIRTGTLQRWAYVSCFAVCTPGEEEATYQRMKEFVGAAVPEFQLTNGRSESFAVALP